Below is a genomic region from Pirellulales bacterium.
ACTTTCGCTTCGCGAACAACGCGCTCGACTACATCGTCACCGACTGGGAGTTCATGGATCTCTCGTCGCTGTCCGGGGCGCGGCGGGTCCACTTCAACCTCTCGTCGTCGGACGTGGGCACGTACGGCATGAATACGCCGGCCTACTTCGCCATCGACGACGTTCAATTCGCCGCCGTGCCCGAACCCTCGAGCCTGGTGATTGCCCTCGGGGGCTCGCTGGGCGTCGCCCTTTTGCTCCGCCGCCGCCGGGCGAGTTAAGCGGGGCCGAATGCTTCCTTTCATCATCAACCGTTTTCAATTTGGGAGTAAACCATGTCTTATCGAGTTCTTGCCGCCAGTTTTTTGGTTTCCCTGTCGTTCGCATCGCTGGCGACCGCGGGGCCCTATTCGAGCATCTCGGGCGTGACCCCCGGCGCGCCGGACAATCCCATCGCGCGTACGTCACTCAGCCTCTTCGAGAGTCAGATCATCGACTACTCGCCGGCACCGGGCGTAGGAGCGAACTTTCGTTCCCCCAGCACCGGCATCGCCTCGCTGGGCGATCTCTACAGCCCGGTGACGAGACCAGACGGGCCAAACACCTCGTTCGATAAACGCTACCACCCCGAGCCGGGCACCGAGCCGAATAACTTTCACAACGGATCGGCCAGCAATAGCCCGTTCGGTGGCAACCTCAACGATCCGAACGATACGTACGGCTTCCTCGGCATCGACGCCCCCGGCTCGATCACGGTCGGCTTTGGTCTGCATAAGATCATCAATGGCCCGGGGCCCGATTTTGCGGTCTTCGAGAACGGCTTTGCCTTTGGCGGCGCGGGAAGCCTCTTCGCCGAGTTGGCCTACGTCGAGGTCTCGAGCAACGGCAGCGATTTCGCCCGCTTTCCGTCCATCTCGCTGAACACGACACACACGGCCGTGTCGGGCACATTTCAGGGCTACGATATGACCAACGTCTATAATCTGGCCGGCAAGCACGCCTCGAATTGGGGCACCCCCTTCGACCTGGACGAGCTCACCAGCGATCCCCTGGTGACCAATGGCCTGCTCGATCTCTCTCGTGTGCGCTACGTTCGCCTGGTCGATGTCGTCGGCAGCGGCACGATTCTAGACAACTCGGGCAATCCGATTCCCGGCATCGCCCGCGACTCGCTCGGCAATCCGATTCTCGACAACTACGTCACGTTCGATTCCGGAGGGTTCGACTATCTGGGCCTTTCGACCGGCGCTGTTGGCGTGGCCAACTATGTCGTGCCCGAGCCGAGCACGGTCGTGCTCGGTGGTTTGGGCTCGCTGCTCGTGGCGGGCATCCAGTGGCGCCGTCGTCGACGACGGTAATTCACCACCACCTGGGGGATGCACCGACGATGACGAAGTGTTGCCTGTAACATTTTCGGCTTTGAGCGGTCGAGGCGCGCATGGGTAGAATGCGCGCATCTTCCCGCTCCAGGAGCCATGCCATGCAACCGCGTCATCGTCGGGCGTTTCTCGCAGAAGTTGGCCAGGGAATGCTGGTCGCGACCGTCGGCTATGGGACGGCCGTCGATCTGGGGCTCGCCCGCGCCTTTGCCGCCGAGCTTCCCTCGCGTCTTTCGTTCGGTTCGCGCGAGGCACTCGTCTCGCTCATGCAGGAGACCCCCAGCGAACGGTTGATGCCGATGTTCGTCGAACAACTCCGGCGCGGCACGACGTTACGCGAGCTGGTGGCGGCAGCGGCACTCGCGAACGCGCGCAGCTTTGGCGGCGACGACTACATCGGCTTTCACGCCTTCATGGCGATGGCGCCGGCACTGACCATGGCGGAGCGAATGCCCGAGCGCGAAAGTGCCTTGCCGGTATTGAAGGTCCTCTATCGCAGTTGCCACCGGATTCAAGAGCACGGCGGCAGCGCGGCCGAGGTCTTGAAGCCGGTCGAACAGATGCAACCCGCGGGCGATTCCCCGCTCGCCGAGCAGATCCGTCAGGCGATTCATGCGCACGATCTTGCACGTGCGGAGCAGTTACTGGCGACCGCCGCCGCGAAATCGCCCGAAGCGGCCTATAACGATCTGTTGCCCGTCGTGGCCGAAGGAGTCGACGTCCACCGCACGGTCCTGGCCTATCGCGCCTGGGATCTACTCGATCTGGTCGGGCAAGAACATGCCGTGACATTCTTGCGGCAGTCGCTGCACTACTGTGCCGACACGTGCGAGAACGTGAAATACAACGAGCGATTTGCCGGCATTCAAAAGCTGTTGCCGAAGTTGTTGGATCAGTATCGCCTCGTCGAAATGTCACCTGGCACGCGACGAGCCGACGATGCGTGGCTTGGCTCGATGGCCGAGACACTCTACTTTGCCGACGCCGACCGCGCCGCGGACGCCGTCGCCGCGGCCCTGGCCGACGGGATGAGCGCGGAATCGGTGGCCGACGCCATCGCGCTCGCGGCGAATCATATGGTCTTGCGCGACCCGGGCCGCACGCAGCGGCAGGCGTCGGCGAGCAAGCCGGCCGGAAGCGTACACGGCGATTCGCTCGGGGTGCATGCCTGCGATTCGGTGAACGCTTGGCGAAATATCGCCGAGGTGGCGAATCGCAAGAACGCGCTGGCCTGCTTGATTCTCTCGGCCTGGCAGGTGGCGAGCGATCGTGGCTTCGGCGGTAGCGAGATCGTGGCCTCCCCGGCACGCCCTTACGAGGAGCACCTCGAGCAAGTGAAATCGCGCGATCCACGGCAATTGCTGCACGAGCTCGACGACGCCATCCGGCAGAAAGACCAAGGCCGCGCCTGCGCCGCGACGCACCTGTACGGCGAACAGAACGGCGATCCACAGCCCGTGCTCGACCTGCTCTTGCGCTACGCGGTCAGCGAGGACGGCGCCCTGCACGCCGAAAAATTTTACAACACCGCCACCGAGGAGTTTGCCCGTACGCGGGCGCCCTACCGCTGGCGG
It encodes:
- a CDS encoding PEP-CTERM sorting domain-containing protein, with the translated sequence MSYRVLAASFLVSLSFASLATAGPYSSISGVTPGAPDNPIARTSLSLFESQIIDYSPAPGVGANFRSPSTGIASLGDLYSPVTRPDGPNTSFDKRYHPEPGTEPNNFHNGSASNSPFGGNLNDPNDTYGFLGIDAPGSITVGFGLHKIINGPGPDFAVFENGFAFGGAGSLFAELAYVEVSSNGSDFARFPSISLNTTHTAVSGTFQGYDMTNVYNLAGKHASNWGTPFDLDELTSDPLVTNGLLDLSRVRYVRLVDVVGSGTILDNSGNPIPGIARDSLGNPILDNYVTFDSGGFDYLGLSTGAVGVANYVVPEPSTVVLGGLGSLLVAGIQWRRRRRR